The window GCTCATGGCCGAGCACCGCCTCGATCTCCTGGTCGTTGAGCGCGTTCAACAGGCCGGTCGTGACGGTGACGGCATATTGCCGCTGGTTGAGCCCGGTCGCGAACGCGTTGAGCGCGTCGCTTTGCATCACCTTCAGTTTCGGCATCGGGATGCCGCGGGAGATGCAGAGATTTTCGAGGAGATTATAGAGCCGGGGCTGCTGCTGCCGCGTCACATCCTCGCCGCCGGTCACGGCATCGACGATCGATTGATGGAAAAAATAAGCGATCACGATCCACAGCAGCGCTGTCCCGGTCGAATAGGGCAGCGACCAGATCAGGTCGCGCAGCGCCGCCGCCATATAATAGTCGACGCTCGCGCCACCGTTGCCGAGGACTTCGATGATCAGCGCGCCGGCATAGACGACGACATAGACCAGGGCGAACAGCCCGGCGAGCAGCACCATCGAACGAAATTTGTTCGATGCGATGTGCGTGTAAAGACCGTAGGCGGCCATGATGCGCTTCCGTTAAGCCCCGTCATTCCGGGGCGCGCCATCCAAGTCGGCTGTTGCCGACTTGGACATTGATATTGCCGAACTCGGGTAAACCCGAGTTCGGGTGGCGCGAACCCGGAATCTCGAGATTCTCCGATGTGCAATTGCACATCGTAGTTCGATGCTTCGCATCGCCCCGGAATGACGGGAGTGGATAATCATCACCTCAGAACTTCACCTGCGGCGCCGCCTCGACTTCGGTCCTGGAGGCGCCGAGATCGAAAAAGTCCTTGTGGGTGAAGCCGAACATGCCGGCGAACAACGCGGCGGGCATCTGCTGGATGCCGGTGTTGTATTCCTGGACCGCGTTGTTGAAGAAGCGGCGGCTGGCGGCGATCTTGTTTTCGAGATCGGACAATTCGCTCGCCAGTTGCTGGAAGTTGGCGTTGGCCTTGAGATCCGGATAGGCTTCCGACAGCGCGATCAGCCTGCCGAGTGCGCCGCTCAACTGGTTCTCGGCGGCCGCGACCTGTCCCGGGCCCTGCGCCGACATCGCTGAGTTGCGCGCCTTGATCACGTCGTCCAGCGTGCCGCGCTCATGCGCGGCGTAGCCCTTCACGGTCTCGACCAGATTGGGGATCAGATCGTGGCGCTGCTTGAGCTGAACGTCGATGTCGGCAAAGGCCTGGCCGACGCGCTGGCTGAGCGCGACCAGGCGGTTATAGGCAGCGAATGCGAAGAGAACGAGAACAACGATGACGCCGATAACGATCCAGCCGGTCGACATGACGAACAACTCCTGATGGGAAGACGATTAAGGGCAGGAAGAACAAGAACAGGGTAGCGCGTGTTCCGCAAAAGTGGATACCGGTTTTGCGACGAGAACTCGCGCAAAGCAAAAACCTCGAAAAAAGACCTCGCAGGGCAGGCCGCCACGAGGTGGTTATCCCCTTGGTCTGGCGCAAGGTGAAATAAGTTCAAGGGTTAACGGGTTGATTCCTCTACCGCATCGCCCCATCGCCAGCGCCGGGCGCGGGCGTAGTCCGCTTTGTTGCGGCGCGGCACTTTTGCGATGGCGAGGCCTGTGGGCGTGCAGAGTTTTGCAACCACTTCGACCTTGTTGACATCCGGCTGCGCCAGCACGCGGGCGTGAGGTGAACTGATCGGCGCGCGTGTCAGCGCGACATAGCTGAACTTCTCGTCCTCGAACGGCAGTTCGGCTCCCTTGACCTGCTTGTGCGCCCGCGACCGCGGCAGGCGTTGGATGAAATGACACCAGTCAGGCGGGCGAAGCGGACACTTGTCATTATGCGGGCAGGGCGCTGCGACATGCGCGCCTGAAGCGATCAGTTGCTCGCGCAGCGCGATGATCCGCGAGTAACCGGCCGGCGTGCCGGGCTCGACGACCAAGAGCGTGTCGCGGGTTTTTGCCCACATCGCGTCTGTAAGCGCCTCGCGTTCTGTCTCATTCAGCTCGCCGATCACATAGCTCGCCATCACCAGATCGGCCGCCTGCCGATCTGCGAGCGCGACGCGGGCTTCGCCGCGTTGGTACTGGCAATCGCGCAGGCGCGCGCTGCCTGTGAGGAGATCGAGCGCCAGCGCGCGCAACGCGCTGTTGGCATCGACCAGCGTAAAGCCCGTCAACGAGGAAAACGCTTCGCCCGCGGCCCATGTCGCCGTCCCCGGCCCGGCGCCGACATCGAGCAGGCTTTGTGGCGCGAAGTCGGGCGCGATCTCGGTTAGCGCGTTCAGGCTCGCCGTCACCGCGGCATAGGTCGCGGGCATCCGCGCCAGCGCGTAGGCGAGCGCATCGGTTTCGGTAGCGATCGCGCCGGAGTTCCCTCCGTCACGGTAGGTCTTTGAGATCACCGCGGCGCGGGTCGCGGCCTCAGCGCGCGACAAGCCTTGCAGCTTCGCGTCGAGCGCGGCTTTCAATTCAGCGGGAAGGTCGGGAGTGATCATCTATCAATTGTCATGCCCCGCCACCGGGTCTCGCCTTCGGCGAGCCCGATGACAGGCTCCACCGGGGCATCCAGTAGTCCGAGACGGCTGTGAGGTACGTCAACGGCGCGGCGTACTGGATCATCCGCTGGAGCCTGTCATCGGGCGGCGCCCCTGCGCCGACCCGGTGGCGGATGATGACGTCAATAGATGAGGCGAGAGGGACGCAAGCGCTCACGCCACGTTTTGGTCGAGGATCTTCACCGCGTCTTCGAGGTCGACCGAGACCAGTTGCGACACGCCGCGTTCGGCCATGGTGACGCCGAACAGCCGGTTCATCCGCGCCATCGTGATCGGATTATGCGTGATGATGATGAAGCGCGTCTCGGTCGAAGCCGTCATCTCGTGCAACAGGGTGCAGAACCGCTCCACGTTATGGTCGTCGAGCGGCGCGTCGACTTCGTCCAACACGCAGATCGGCGACGGGTTGGTGAGGAACACCGCAAAAATCAGCGCCAGCGCGGTCAGCGCCTGCTCGCCGCCGGACAATAGCGACAGCGTCTGCGGCTTCTTGCCGGGTGGCTTTGCAATGATCTCAAGGCCCGCCTCGAGCGGATCGTCGCTTTCGATCAGATGCAATGCCGCCTCGCCGCCGCCGAATAGTTCGACGAACAGCCGCTTGAAATGCTCATTGACGGTCTCAAACGAGGTCAATAGCCGCTCGCGCGCCTCGCGGTTGAGGCTCTGGATACCCTGGCGCAACCGCTTGATCGCCTCCACCAGGTCGTCGCGTTCGGTGGTGAGTGAAGTGTGCTGGGCCTCGACCTCGCGCAGTTCTTCCTCGGCGCGCAAATTGACCGCGCCCAGCCGCTCGCGGTCGCGGCGCAGCTTTTCGAGGTTTTCCTCGATCTCGTTAAGCGGCGGCAGTTCCGCGCCCGGCTCGATTTCGGCGAGACCCGCGACCGCCTGCGGCTCGATTTCCAGCATGTCGTGGATTTCGCGCTCGACGTCGGCGAGGCGGCGTTTTGAGCCGTCCATCCGCTCTTCGGCGCGGGCGCAAGCCTCGCGCGCGCTTCCGAGCGCCTCGAGCGAAATCTTCGCGGCGCGGTCGGTCTCCGCCATCACGTTTTCGGCTGCGGCAAGCGCGTCCGCGGCAATCTGGCGGGCGCTTTCGGCGGCCTCGATCTCGCTGATCAAAGCGCGGCGCTTTTCCGCGAAAATCGCCGGCGCGTTCTCGAGTTCGGCGCGCTCGGCTTTGACCTCGGTGACGCGGGCTTCGATAGTGGCGATCTGCGAGGCCGCGCTTTGCCTGCGGTTTTGCCATTCGTTGCGCTCGGCGGTGATCGCCTGCACGCGGCGATCCGCGAGTTCTGCTTCGCGCGCCAGCGCCTGCGCTTCGGCGCGCACTTGGGCTGCGAGACGGCGATGGCCCTCGATATCGCTGCGCACCGCGGCGAGTTTCGTCTCGGTCTCGAGGCTCGGCGGCAATTCGGCCAGCGCCGCCACCGCGCTTTCATGCGCGGCCTCGGCTTCGCTGCGGTCGGCGTTGAGGCGGCTGTGGGCTTCGGTCAGCGCCGATTTGCGCGCGGCGTGGCGGTTGATCTCGCGTTCGGTCGCGGCGTGACGCTCGCGCGCCGCATCGGCCTCGCGCTGGGCGGTGCGCCACGCGTCGCGCGCGGCGGCCTCGGCACCAGAAGCGGCCTTCAGCTCGGCCTCGGCGGTTTCCAGCGCCTGCCGCTTGGCGCTCGCATCAAGGCGGGCCTGTTCGAGCTCGTTTTCGATATCGACCAGCCGCGCGCGTTCGGCGAGACGCCGCGCCGCGCCGGTCGGGGCATGGGCGGCGGCGACAAAGCCGTCCCAGCGCCAGACGTCGCCTTCGCGCGATACCAGCCGCTGGCCGGTCTTTAACTGCGACACCAGCTCCGCGCCGCGCTCTTTGGCGACGACGCCGATCTGGGCGAGGCGGCGCTTAAGCTCGGACGGCGCCTGCACATGCGCGGCGAGCGCTTCGACGCCCTCCGGCAGCGCCGGATCGCCCTCGATCACCCCGGCATTAGTCCAGCGCATCGGCGCCGACGGGTCGACCGGCGCATCGAGATCGTCGCCAAGTGCTGCGCCGAGCGCCTTCTCATATCCCTTGGCCACGGTGACGCCGTCGATGATCGGCGGCCACAGATTCTTGGTCTCGCCATTGACGAGTTTTGAAATGGTGCGCGCTTCGGTTTCGAGCCGTTGTACGCGCTTGTCGGCCTCGTTGAGCGGGCTGCGGGCGGCTTCGAGCCTTTGCCGCGCGGCGGCATGGCTGGCTTCCGACTCTTGCGCGGCGGCCTCGGACTGCGCGAGACCGTGCTGCGCGGTCTCCATCGCCTGAGCCAGCGCCGCAAGGTCGCCGAGACCGCTGGTCTCCTGCGCGAGCTTCTGCTCGTCGCTTGCGACATTGGCGATTTCCTGATCGAGCCGCGCCAGCCGGTCGCGATGGCTCCGCACGCTTCCTTCGAGCTGGTTGCGCTTGGCGCTGAGGTCGGCGAGCGCGGTGGTGAGTTCAGCGAACAGGCGTTCGGCGGCAGCCAGCGTCGCCTCGGCTTCCGACACGCGTTCGTCGACGCCGCTGCGCTTTTCGACGCGCGACTTGATCTCGTCTTTCAATTCGGTGTCTTCGGCATCGAGCCGCGCCAGCGCCACCTCGGCATCTGACGTCTGCTGCTGCTCGCGCGCGATGTCAGCGGAAAATTGCGTCAGGCGGCGGTCGAGCTCGGCGACGCGCTCCTGGGCACGCTGTTCCTCGCGGTCGAGCGTCTCACGCGCATTGGTCAGCCGCTGCAGCCCGGCCGCGGCGCGGGCCTCGGCCTCGCGCAGCGCCGGCAGCTCGGAAGCGCGCACCGCCTGGATGCGGGCGGCTTCGGCCTGTTCACGGGTGCGTTCCGCCATCTCGCGGACGCTGAGGTCGTGGGTTTGGGTTGCTTCCGCGACGCCGGCATGGGCCTCCAGCCAGCGCAGATGGAACAGCATGGCCTCGGCCTTGCGCACTTTGGCCGCGACCTCGCGGTAGCGGATCGCCTGCCGCGCCTGCTTCTTCAACCCGTCGATCTGTCCGGCCAGCTGCCCGATCACGTCCTCGACGCGGGTGAGGTTGGTCTCGGCCGCCTTCAGCCGCAATTCGGCCTCGTGGCGGCGAGCGTGGAGCCCGGCGACGCCGGCGGCGTCTTCCAGCACGCGGCGGCGCTGCTCGGGTTTTGCCTGGATGATCTCGCCGATCTTGCCCTGGTGCACCAAAGCCGGCGAACGCGCGCCGGTGGCGGCATCCGCGAACAGGATCTGCACGTCGCGCGCGCGCACGTCGCGGCCATTGATCCGATAGACTGAACCGGCATCACGCTCGATCCGTCGGGAAATTTCGAGGATCTCCCGATCATTCACGGCGGCCGGCGCGGAGCGGTCGGAATTGTCGATCGTCATCACCACTTCGGCGTGGTTGCGCGACGGACGATTGCCGGAACCGGCGAAGATCACCGCGTCCATGTCGGCGGCGCGCAGCGATTTGTGCGAGGTCTCGCCCATCGCCCAGCGCAACGCCTCGACCAGGTTGGATTTGCCGCAGCCGTTCGGTCCGACCACCCCGGTCAGGCCGGGTTCGATCACGAAGTCAGTGGGTTCGACGAACGACTTGAAACCATGGAGGCGAAGGCGTGTGAGTTTCATGGGCACGATGCTCTGTTGGCAGGGCGCGAATCTCCCTGCCGGGACAATACCATAGAAGGCAATGTCGGTGTGTGGGCGAGTCGCTCCCTGCGGCTCATGGCGGCGACAATGGCGAGGCTGGGGCCGGAGAGCAACCTCTGGCCTTGGCTTTTCCAGAGGCTTTTGCCTGGTCATCGGCCCCGTATGAATCCCGGGGCGCCGGGACGCCGCCCTCAGCTCTTTTGCAGCGATTTGATCTTCTTGTCGAATTCCTCAAACGAGGTCTCGCCCTTGATCTTCTCGCCGTTGACGAAAAACGTTGGCGTCGAATCGACCTTCAACACCTCGCTGGCGTATTTCTGGTCGGCGGCGATCTTGTCGAGCAGCGCCTGGTCCTTCAGGCAATCCTCGACCGCCTGCTGGCTGAGGCCGGCCTGCTTGCCGATGCGGGTCAGCGTCTCGGTGGTGTTCTTCATCACCCACTCGTCCTGCTGCTTGAACAAGAGGTCGACGACGGTGAAATATTTGCTCGCATCGTCCTTGGCGATGCAGCGCGCCAGCATCGAGCCGGCCGCCGCCTTGATGTCGAGCGGGAATTCGCGGAACACGTAACGTATCTTGCCGGTGTCGATATATTCCGACTTGATCTTCGGGAATACGGCCTTGTCGAAGGCCGCGCAATGCGGGCAGGTCATCGACGCGTATTCGGTGATCGTCACCGGGGCATTGGCGGGACCGAGCGCCATGTCCGGCAGCGATACCGGTTTGGCGACATCGGAGGCGCTTTGCGCCATCGCCTCTGCGATCAGCGATAGCGGCGAAAAGCCGGCGAGGGCGGCAAGCCCGGTCAGCGACAGGGCGGCGGTGAAGGCGCGGCGCGTGATGATCAACGGTGTACTCCCGGATTGGCGCGTTCACGCCCAAAGGACCCAAAGAAGAGGTGTGTTCGCTAGCTTGAAACCGCAATTGTGGCAATGGCACGCCGCGATTGCCGCGAGCCAAGGCAGCCTCAATTTCGCTTGATCAAGGCCCCCAACCGCGCCAGCGCCGTCCGCAATTCCTCGTCTTCGACCGAGGACAGGGTTTCGGCGACTTTGGCGACCGAGGCCGCATCCGGCGCGCGGGAAGCCACCTTGCGCTCCCGTCGCGAGAGCGGCGCCTGCCGCAGCGCCAGCCGGCCCACCGCGCTCCAGCCGAAGAAGCGGTTGACCCGTTCCAGGATGACATCGGAGGAATGCTGGATCTCCAGGGCCATCGGGCCCTCGACCCGCAACACCAGGGTCGCCGGCTCCTGCGGCTGCCCCTCCACCGGCCGCGGCCACTGGATTTTCAACGGCTCGGAATGGGCCGCCACCTCGGGGCCGGCGATATCAGACCAGCGCGTCACCAGTTCCCGCGCCGCAAATCCCTGTTTGGCGTAGGCGTCGGAAAACACGTCGCTGAGCAGGACGGAAAGCGGTTTTGCCGAGATCGGGCCGGGTTTTGCCATGGATCATTATATCACCTCGCGGCGTACGGACGGAACCTACTCTGCCGTCATGGCCGGGTTTGTCCCGGCCATCCACGCCTTAGGCCGCCGCGAAGAGAAGAAAGACGTGGATGCCCGCGACAAGCGCGGGCATGACGTTGGAGAGATCGGCGCGCGGGCATTACAGTGGCGTCATGAATTCTCCGGCAATTGCCAAAACAAAGCGTCGCGGTGTCGCTATCGATGCGGCAGCCGCTCGCCCCGCGTTGCTGCTCGCCTGGTACGACCGGCATCGCCGGCGGCTGCCGTGGCGGCCGCCGCCGGGCGAAGCCGCCGATCCCTATCGGGTATGGCTGTCGGAAATCATGCTGCAACAGACCGGGGTCAAGACCGTCGGGCCCTATTTCGAAAAATTCGTCGCGCGCTGGCCCGATGTCGAGGCGATGGCGCGCGCCTCGCTCGACGATGTGCTACGGATGTGGGCCGGGCTCGGCTATTATTCGCGCGCGCGCAATCTTCATGCCTGCGCGGTGGCGGTGCGGCGCGATCATCGTGGGGTGTTTCCGGATAGCGAGGAAGGCTTGCGGGCGTTGCCGGGAATCGGGCCGTACACCGCGGCCGCGATCGCCGCGATCGCGTTCGGCCGCCGCACCATGCCGGTCGACGGCAATATCGAGCGCGTGGTGTCGCGGCTGTTCGCCGTCGAAGAGCCGCTGCCGCAGGCGAAACCGCTGATTCAGCAATTGGCGACTACACTGCTGGGTGCGTCTCGCGCCGGTGACAGCGCACAGGCGCTGATGGATCTCGGCTCCTCGATCTGCACGCCTAAAAAACCTGCCTGCGCGCTCTGCCCGCTGAACGACGAGTGTGCGGCACGCGGGCGCGGCGATCAGGAGATTTTTCCGCGCAAGGCGCCGAAGAAGACCGGGACGCTGCGGCGCGGGGCGGCGTTCGTCGTCACGCGCGGTAATGAGCTGTTGGTGCGGACCCGCCCCGAAAAAGGCCTGCTCGGCGGCATGACCGAGGTGCCGACCTCCGACTGGATCGCCGCGCAGGACGATAAGGCGGCGCTGCAACAGGCGCCTACAGTGAAAGGTATCGCGCGCTGGCATCGCAAGGCAGGTGTCGTCACCCACGTGTTCACGCATTTTCCGCTGGAGCTGGTTGTCTGCACGGCAAACGTACCCGCACGGACGCGGGCCCCAGAGGGGATGCGCTGGGTGCCGATTGCGACGCTCGCCGGCGAGGCATTCCCGAATCTCATGCGCAAGGTCATTGCGCACGGGCTCCGCGTTTAAACTCCGATTGCCAAGCGCATCCTCCTGACACCACGCTGGCAGCAGCGAGGCGCTAAGGCAATCGCGAAACGGAGGCCTCCATGATCAGCACCGCCCTCGACCATCTTGCCGCCCCGCCATCTTCGAAATTGCTCGGCTGGCATCTGCTCGACGCACGGCCCAAGGAGGGTTGGGTCCGGATCGGCTTCGACGGCAAGGCGGAGTTTTCGAACCCTGCCGGCTTCGTCCAGGGCGGCATGCTGTCCGCCATGCTCGATGACACCATGGGCCCGGCCGTGTTCGTGATGACCGAGGGGCGGCTCTACACGGCGACCATTACGATGACGACCAACTTCCTAGCGCCGGCGAAGCCGGGACCGATCGTCGGCGAGGCGAAGGTCACGCAACTCGGCAAGACCATCGCTTTCGTCGAGGGAAGGCTGATGAGCGAAGACGGCACCGTGCTCGCGACGGCGACAACGAGCGCGCGACTGGTCGAGACCGCGAAGGCGATACGATAGTCAGGCGAGCCCTCTTCTCCCTCTCCCCGTTCTTCACGGGGAGAGGGTGGGGTGAGGGGCTGCGTCCGCGGACACCGAAGTCGAGTTGAGCAGCGTGCCTCGCCCCTCACCCGAAATTCGCTAGCGCGAATTTCGACCTCTCCCCGCAAAAGCGCGGGGAGAGGTTCACCGCGCGCTGGCTTGCGCTGCCTTTGCCGGCATCGTCACGATCGGCGGTCTGGCGTTGAGGGCTTCGACCTGGAAGCCGGCGACGCGCTTGTAGTTGGCGGCGATGTCTTCGAGTTCCCTGAGCGACAGCACGTCGGTGACGGCGTTGTATCCGTCCGGCGCGCGTTCCTCGACCAGCTGCATCACCTGCTCGGGCCCGTTGCGGCGGTTGAGCATGACAAGGTCTGACGTGGCTGGCCGGCGCTCCACCTCGAAGGCTGCGAGCGCCGCATGGGTCGGCCCATGCGCCAAAATCTCGCGGGTAATGACGCGGGCGTCGAGGATCGCCTGGGAGGCGCCGTTAGAGCCAACCGGATACATCGGATGCGCGGCGTCGCCCATCAGGGTGACGCGGTCAAAAGTCCATTGCGGAACGGGATCGCGATCGACCAGCGGATATTCGTAGGCGTTCGGGCAGTTGCGAATCAGGCCGGGCACGTCGAGCCAGTCGAACTTCCAGTCCTTAAACCACGGCAGGAATTCTTCGAGTTTTGCGGTGCGGTTGTAATCCTCGCGGCGCCATTGATAGGTCGGCGGCATGTGCCGCTCGGCGACCCAGTTGATCTGATGCTTGCCGTCGGCATCCGGCTCCTTCGAAATCGGATAGCAGACGAATTTCAGCATTTCGTGGCCGGCCATGATCATGGTACGGTCGGAGAGAAACGCGTCGGATGTGGTAATGCCGCGCCAGAGGATGCGCCCGTTCCAGATCGGCGGGCCTTCCTTTGGATAAAGTTTTTCGCGGATCGCGGAATGGATGCCGTCGGCCGCGATCAAGAGCGCGCCGTCATGGTGGCCGGCGGACTTTCCGGTCGCCTTGTCGATGAATTCGGCGCGGACGCCGTGCGGCGTTTCGGCCCAGCCACTGAGATGGTGGCTGGTCAAAATATTCTCCGCGCCCAATCGTTCGGTCGCGGCATCCAGCAGGATCTGCTGCAGTGTACCGCGATGGATCGAGAATTGCGGCCATTTGTAGCCTGCCTCGATGCCGCGCGGTTCGCTCCAGATCGGCTTGCCGTGCTTGGAGAAATACGCGAGCTCTTTTGTGCGTACGCCGGACGCGTCGAGTTTGTCGAGCAGGCCGAGTTCGATCAATTCGCGCACCGCGTGCGGCAACACATTGATGCCGACGCCGAGCGGCTTCAGCGCCGCGACGCTCTCGAACACTTTGGCGGGAACGCCGATCTGATGCAGGCTGAGCGCCAGCGTCAACCCGCCGATGCCGCCGCCGGCGATGAGTACGGTCATGGTACGCCCTCAGGTAACCGGCATGGTGATGGCACGGGAGCGACGTCGTGGGCAACCGCGAAACCGGGCCGTTCAAGGGCACACCAGGGATGGACGGCGAAACGGTACCCCGTTAACCTCCGGCATCCCCCGTGAGGATCCTCCATGTTCAAGCTCTATTACGCCCCCGGTACCTGCGCGCTCGCTTCGCATATTGCGCTTGCGGAGGCCGGCGCGCCCTATACGACCGAGAAGGTCGATTTCAAAACCAACCAGCAGAACAGCCCGGAATATCTTGGGATCAACCCGAAGGGGCGCGTCCCGTCGCTGGTGACCGATCGCGGTATCCTGACCGAGACGCCGGCGATGCTTGCCTTCATCGCGCAGAGCTTTCCGCAGGCCAAACTGGCACCGCTGGACGACGCTTTCGCCTTCGCCCAAGCGCAGGCCTTCAACAGCTATCTGTGCTCCACCGTGCATGTCGCGCATGCGCATAAGGGGCGCGGCTATCGCTGGGCGACCGATGAGGCTTCGTTCGCCGACATGAAACGGATGGTGCCGAAAAGCGTCGGCGCCAGTTTTGCGTTGATCGAACGCAAGATGCTCAGGGGCCCGTGGGTGATGGGCGAGACCTACACCATCTGCGACCCCTATCTGTTCACGATCGCGCAGTGGCTCGAGGGCGACAGCGTCGATCTGGCAGCGCTGCCGAAGGTGGCCGATCATCGCAAGCGCATGTCCGAGCGGCCGGCCGTCCGCAAGGCCCTTGCCGAACAGCAGGTTTGAGCGGGCAGCATTGGCAGGCGTCAGGCGGCCCGCCGCTTGTCGCGCTCGAGCTCCCGCCCGGTCTCCAGCATCAGCTTGCGCAGCCAGATCGAACCGGGGTCCATCTGGGCGCGGGTCGGATAGAACATGAATTGCTCGTCGATGCCGGGATCGAGCGGCGGCGTGACGGTCATCAGCGACAATTGCTTCGAGAGCGCGCCGATCAGGCGGCGCGGTACGAAGGCGACGAGATCGGTGCGCGCGGCGACGTGCAGTGCCTCGATATAGCCCGGCACCACCAGCGCGATCCGCCGCTCTATGCCCTTGCCGCGAAGCCAGCCGTCGATCAGGTCCTCGTTCTGGCCGCGGATGATGATTGCGACATGCCGCGCTTCGAGGAATGCCGCGCGCCGGCCAAGCTTTGCCCCGATCGGGTGACCGTGCCGCACCGCGAGTGCGTCGCGGTCGGTGTAGAGCAGCTGGCGATGGAATCCCTTGAACGCATTGCCGATCGAGATCACCATGTCGATGGTGCGCGCGAACTCGGCAGTGAAGATCGCCGGTCCGCGCCACGGCACGACATCGATCCGCGCGTTCGGCGCGACTTGGGTGATCTTTTCCATCAGCGGCGGCATCAGGAGCTCGACCGCGAGATCCGGCATCATCAGGCGAAACTGCCGCTCGCTCCGTGCGGCGTCGAAATCGTCGGGAACGAACAGCCCGCGCACCTGCTCGAGCGCATGCGCCAACGGCCCGCGCAGCGCTTGCGCCCGCGGCGTCAGTTCCATCCGCGCGCCGACGCGCACCAGGAGAGGATCGCCGATGAGATCGCGCAGCCGCTGCAGCGCATGGCTCGTCGCCGGCTGCGACAAGTGGATCCGCATCGCGGCGCGGCTGACATTGGCTTCGAGCAGCAGCGCGTCCAGCGCCACCAGCAGGTTCAGATCGAGCGCGGCTAAATTCATGGACTGAATATATATCATATCGACTATCGATTGGAAGAATATCGTCTGCGCGGCGATGATGCGGCCGGATCGATCGATGGAGAATTCGGACCATGAGCGCCGCTGAGAACAAAAAGATCGTCGAGCACATCTTCAACGAATTGGGCAATGGCAACTCGGCTCCATTGCTCGCAAGCCTTGCCGACGACTTC is drawn from Bradyrhizobium lablabi and contains these coding sequences:
- a CDS encoding small ribosomal subunit Rsm22 family protein, with translation MITPDLPAELKAALDAKLQGLSRAEAATRAAVISKTYRDGGNSGAIATETDALAYALARMPATYAAVTASLNALTEIAPDFAPQSLLDVGAGPGTATWAAGEAFSSLTGFTLVDANSALRALALDLLTGSARLRDCQYQRGEARVALADRQAADLVMASYVIGELNETEREALTDAMWAKTRDTLLVVEPGTPAGYSRIIALREQLIASGAHVAAPCPHNDKCPLRPPDWCHFIQRLPRSRAHKQVKGAELPFEDEKFSYVALTRAPISSPHARVLAQPDVNKVEVVAKLCTPTGLAIAKVPRRNKADYARARRWRWGDAVEESTR
- a CDS encoding DUF721 domain-containing protein, which produces MAKPGPISAKPLSVLLSDVFSDAYAKQGFAARELVTRWSDIAGPEVAAHSEPLKIQWPRPVEGQPQEPATLVLRVEGPMALEIQHSSDVILERVNRFFGWSAVGRLALRQAPLSRRERKVASRAPDAASVAKVAETLSSVEDEELRTALARLGALIKRN
- the mutY gene encoding A/G-specific adenine glycosylase; protein product: MNSPAIAKTKRRGVAIDAAAARPALLLAWYDRHRRRLPWRPPPGEAADPYRVWLSEIMLQQTGVKTVGPYFEKFVARWPDVEAMARASLDDVLRMWAGLGYYSRARNLHACAVAVRRDHRGVFPDSEEGLRALPGIGPYTAAAIAAIAFGRRTMPVDGNIERVVSRLFAVEEPLPQAKPLIQQLATTLLGASRAGDSAQALMDLGSSICTPKKPACALCPLNDECAARGRGDQEIFPRKAPKKTGTLRRGAAFVVTRGNELLVRTRPEKGLLGGMTEVPTSDWIAAQDDKAALQQAPTVKGIARWHRKAGVVTHVFTHFPLELVVCTANVPARTRAPEGMRWVPIATLAGEAFPNLMRKVIAHGLRV
- a CDS encoding LemA family protein, which codes for MSTGWIVIGVIVVLVLFAFAAYNRLVALSQRVGQAFADIDVQLKQRHDLIPNLVETVKGYAAHERGTLDDVIKARNSAMSAQGPGQVAAAENQLSGALGRLIALSEAYPDLKANANFQQLASELSDLENKIAASRRFFNNAVQEYNTGIQQMPAALFAGMFGFTHKDFFDLGASRTEVEAAPQVKF
- a CDS encoding DsbA family protein — translated: MIITRRAFTAALSLTGLAALAGFSPLSLIAEAMAQSASDVAKPVSLPDMALGPANAPVTITEYASMTCPHCAAFDKAVFPKIKSEYIDTGKIRYVFREFPLDIKAAAGSMLARCIAKDDASKYFTVVDLLFKQQDEWVMKNTTETLTRIGKQAGLSQQAVEDCLKDQALLDKIAADQKYASEVLKVDSTPTFFVNGEKIKGETSFEEFDKKIKSLQKS
- the smc gene encoding chromosome segregation protein SMC; the encoded protein is MKLTRLRLHGFKSFVEPTDFVIEPGLTGVVGPNGCGKSNLVEALRWAMGETSHKSLRAADMDAVIFAGSGNRPSRNHAEVVMTIDNSDRSAPAAVNDREILEISRRIERDAGSVYRINGRDVRARDVQILFADAATGARSPALVHQGKIGEIIQAKPEQRRRVLEDAAGVAGLHARRHEAELRLKAAETNLTRVEDVIGQLAGQIDGLKKQARQAIRYREVAAKVRKAEAMLFHLRWLEAHAGVAEATQTHDLSVREMAERTREQAEAARIQAVRASELPALREAEARAAAGLQRLTNARETLDREEQRAQERVAELDRRLTQFSADIAREQQQTSDAEVALARLDAEDTELKDEIKSRVEKRSGVDERVSEAEATLAAAERLFAELTTALADLSAKRNQLEGSVRSHRDRLARLDQEIANVASDEQKLAQETSGLGDLAALAQAMETAQHGLAQSEAAAQESEASHAAARQRLEAARSPLNEADKRVQRLETEARTISKLVNGETKNLWPPIIDGVTVAKGYEKALGAALGDDLDAPVDPSAPMRWTNAGVIEGDPALPEGVEALAAHVQAPSELKRRLAQIGVVAKERGAELVSQLKTGQRLVSREGDVWRWDGFVAAAHAPTGAARRLAERARLVDIENELEQARLDASAKRQALETAEAELKAASGAEAAARDAWRTAQREADAARERHAATEREINRHAARKSALTEAHSRLNADRSEAEAAHESAVAALAELPPSLETETKLAAVRSDIEGHRRLAAQVRAEAQALAREAELADRRVQAITAERNEWQNRRQSAASQIATIEARVTEVKAERAELENAPAIFAEKRRALISEIEAAESARQIAADALAAAENVMAETDRAAKISLEALGSAREACARAEERMDGSKRRLADVEREIHDMLEIEPQAVAGLAEIEPGAELPPLNEIEENLEKLRRDRERLGAVNLRAEEELREVEAQHTSLTTERDDLVEAIKRLRQGIQSLNREARERLLTSFETVNEHFKRLFVELFGGGEAALHLIESDDPLEAGLEIIAKPPGKKPQTLSLLSGGEQALTALALIFAVFLTNPSPICVLDEVDAPLDDHNVERFCTLLHEMTASTETRFIIITHNPITMARMNRLFGVTMAERGVSQLVSVDLEDAVKILDQNVA
- a CDS encoding PaaI family thioesterase, with translation MISTALDHLAAPPSSKLLGWHLLDARPKEGWVRIGFDGKAEFSNPAGFVQGGMLSAMLDDTMGPAVFVMTEGRLYTATITMTTNFLAPAKPGPIVGEAKVTQLGKTIAFVEGRLMSEDGTVLATATTSARLVETAKAIR